The DNA sequence CCGAGCAAGGCAGCAGCGCGCAAACGGTGACCTCCGGTGGCCTGCAGCGCGCGCTGGATCATGTGCTTCTCGAGCTGCCGCAGGTTGTAGGTGCCATCCGCGCGCCCGTCCAACAGCGATCCGCCGTTCGAGACGCGCGGGAGCAACGGCCCGAACCCGTGCGGTGCCGGTGGCTCGGCCGCCATTCCGAACGGTACGCCGAATCCCAGCGGTCCGTTCCCGTCCGTCGGCATCGGCGGATCGACTTCGAACAGTCGAGTGTCGAGTGCTCCGCCGCGACTCAGGATCACGGCACGTTCGACCGCGTTCGCCAGCTCGCGCACGTTGCCGAGCCACCGCCGCCGGCACAGCGCGGCGTAGATCTCGGGCGTGACCTGCGGCACCCGCACTCCGAGCTGGAGCGCGAAGTGACGGACGAAGTGATCCACGAGGGCCGGAACGTCCTCGATCCGGTCGCGCAGCGGCGGAGTGCGAATCGGCACCACGCTCAAGCGATAGAACAGATCGCGTCGGAAGCGCCCCGCATCGATCTCGGCACGAAGGTCCCGATTGGTGGTCGCGATCAGACGCACGTCCACCTTGATCGCCTGCGCGCCGCCGACCCGCTCGAACTCCTGTTCCTGGAGTGCGCGCAGCAGCTTGGACTGCAGATCGAGTCGCATCTCCGAGATCTCGTCCAGCAGCAGCGTTCCACGATGCGCTCGCTCGAACGCTCCGTGACTGCGCGAGGTGGCGCCGGTGAAGGCCCCGCGCTCGTGGCCGAACAGGGTGCTCTCGACCAGGCCCTCGGGAAGCGCCGCGCAGTTCATGGTCACGAACGAACCCTCGCGACGCGTGGACTGTTCGTGAATGGCACGGGCGAACAGCTCCTTGCCGGTGCCGGATTCGCCCTCGAGCAGCACCGTGGCGCGGGTCGGGGCGACCGCCGCGATCACGTCCAGAACCGCCTGAAGCGCGGCGCTGGTTCCGATGATCGAGCCACTGCCCTGGTGGCGCGTGATCTCCTGACGGATGTCCTCGTTCTCGCGTCTCAGGCGTCCGATTTCGAGCGCATTGTTGACCGCCAGACGCAGCGCCTCCTGACGCAGCGGCTTGGTCAGATAGTCGACCGCACCACGGCGGATCGACGCCACCACCTCCTGGTGCGTCGCGTAGTTCGCCATCGCGATCACGGGCGTGTCGGGCTCGCGCTCCTGCAGCAGCGTGAGGACGTCGCGGCCATCCGCCCCCACGAGCGGGTAGTCGGTGATCACCAGATCGAAGCCGCGACCGTCGAGTGCCACCAGCCCTTCTTCGACGCTGGTGGTGAGGATCGCGTCGTGTCCGAGCTCGGTCAGAGCGTGTTCGAGCGTGACTCCGACCGAAGGTTCGTCATCGATGCACAGGATGGTGGACATTCATTCCTCCATCCACGCGCTTCCGTGGCGAGCGATGTGCGCGTGCGTGCGAGGGGCCGGCGTGGACCCGGATCTTGTCCAGGTAGTCGTAGAGCTTCTCTCGAATCGAACGCGGGGCCGCGAATGACCACGGCTCGCACGCGCTGCCGACGATCAGCCGCCCGATCTGCGGTTCGATCCCGGCGGCGAGCGGATCCGCGACTTCGTTTCGCAACGCCGCGTACAACATGCGCTCCGCGGTCTCGGACAGCCGCGTGATGCGATCGACGAACAGCGTGCCGCGATGTGCGGCCACCAGCAGCTGCGCGGAGACCAC is a window from the Candidatus Eisenbacteria bacterium genome containing:
- a CDS encoding sigma 54-interacting transcriptional regulator, producing the protein AMDGSGAPRARDQRPSPAELILRCRHTLLPVIVIGGSDADREAIARAFHRHSPMRGGPFVRLDAVLEDAEIRALAEHWIVSGVDVVSAQLLVAAHRGTLFVDRITRLSETAERMLYAALRNEVADPLAAGIEPQIGRLIVGSACEPWSFAAPRSIREKLYDYLDKIRVHAGPSHARAHRSPRKRVDGGMNVHHPVHR
- a CDS encoding sigma-54-dependent Fis family transcriptional regulator translates to MSTILCIDDEPSVGVTLEHALTELGHDAILTTSVEEGLVALDGRGFDLVITDYPLVGADGRDVLTLLQEREPDTPVIAMANYATHQEVVASIRRGAVDYLTKPLRQEALRLAVNNALEIGRLRRENEDIRQEITRHQGSGSIIGTSAALQAVLDVIAAVAPTRATVLLEGESGTGKELFARAIHEQSTRREGSFVTMNCAALPEGLVESTLFGHERGAFTGATSRSHGAFERAHRGTLLLDEISEMRLDLQSKLLRALQEQEFERVGGAQAIKVDVRLIATTNRDLRAEIDAGRFRRDLFYRLSVVPIRTPPLRDRIEDVPALVDHFVRHFALQLGVRVPQVTPEIYAALCRRRWLGNVRELANAVERAVILSRGGALDTRLFEVDPPMPTDGNGPLGFGVPFGMAAEPPAPHGFGPLLPRVSNGGSLLDGRADGTYNLRQLEKHMIQRALQATGGHRLRAAALLGISDRTLRKKLSAGRGPLEA